In Pecten maximus chromosome 10, xPecMax1.1, whole genome shotgun sequence, one genomic interval encodes:
- the LOC117336817 gene encoding tyramine receptor 1-like, translating into MAGNITTDMPVDVTTRMVHLANGSTDMPADGTTGMMTYSTNTSFVSGLTLQQLNDEEFYRRLAPVIYLVVLMVIGIPGNLLVLVVYSRSFSRTTHRTFILVLAAVDFGVCVVSLPFEIIEMRFQYTFYNVIACKLFRANNNFLSLGSIFTIFCMSIDRYRRVCRPLRQQMTPRVSLFYCLGALIVALIFSGPNLAISGIRIVTFKQNANVTGSDCSLSDQFAKTIYPIVYGGVLFIIFLIVIVFLIVVYSLIARKIYKHSKFREGFQTSSYSSSLTQTSSISKSGSKKSENNGNEVGLEQVNLAMTVSPEKQEEIHSDTKLNSSNDNTQPEVVKTEVKPSVAQPEVAKSAGKNSSSGTSGRNRDRSIKTKTTISNADRKRTAKITRISFTISLVFILSYLPHLVLSLMTAVKGGFVAKPGPIVSALLPIVTRSIFINNVANPLIYGFLDPKFRESCKEFFKMVLRMR; encoded by the coding sequence ATGGCAGGAAATATTACGACGGATATGCCAGTGGATGTTACGACGAGAATGGTACATTTAGCGAATGGTTCGACAGATATGCCAGCAGACGGTACGACGGGAATGATGACGTACTCCACAAATACGTCATTCGTGTCCGGTCTGACACTGCAGCAACTGAACGACGAGGAGTTCTACCGTCGTCTGGCTCCAGTCATCTACCTCGTCGTTCTCATGGTGATTGGAATTCCCGGAAACCTTCTCGTCCTCGTCGTATATTCCCGGTCTTTCTCCAGGACTACGCATAGGACCTTCATCCTCGTGTTGGCCGCAGTGGACTTTGGAGTCTGCGTGGTGTCACTTCCGTTTGAAATTATAGAAATGAGATTCCAATATACATTCTACAATGTCATAGCATGCAAGTTATTTCGAGCTAACAACAACTTTTTATCTCTTGGCTCGATTTTTACTATATTCTGTATGTCGATCGATCGGTACAGACGAGTGTGTCGACCTTTACGCCAGCAGATGACCCCGCGCGTGAGTTTGTTCTACTGTTTAGGAGCCCTGATCGTAGCCCTTATATTTTCGGGGCCGAACTTAGCCATTAGCGGTATCAGAATTGTAACGTTCAAACAAAACGCCAACGTCACTGGTTCTGACTGTTCGCTCTCAGACCAGTTTGCAAAGACGATATATCCAATTGTTTACGGAGGTGTATTGTTCATTATTTTTCTCATAGTCATCGTCTTTCTCATCGTCGTCTACTCCCTCATCGCCAGAAAGATTTATAAACATAGCAAGTTCCGCGAAGGCTTCCAAACTTCCTCATACAGCAGTTCGCTAACGCAAACGTCGTCTATTTCCAAGTCTGGAAGCAAGAAAAGCGAAAACAACGGTAATGAAGTTGGTCTGGAACAAGTAAATCTTGCCATGACAGTGTCACCGGAAAAGCAGGAAGAAATACATTCTGATACAAAACTGAATTCCTCAAACGACAACACTCAACCGGAAGTGGTGAAAACTGAAGTAAAGCCATCTGTAGCACAACCGGAAGTTGCTAAATCTGCAGGAAAGAACTCTTCCAGTGGGACTTCGGGAAGAAACAGGGATCGGTCGATAAAGACAAAGACGACGATATCAAATGCTGATAGAAAAAGAACAGCGAAGATAACTAGAATCAGCTTCACGATAAGTCTTGTGTTCAtcctgagttatctcccccacCTGGTGCTCTCGTTGATGACGGCGGTGAAGGGTGGATTTGTCGCCAAACCAGGACCAATCGTATCGGCCTTACTTCCTATTGTCACACGATCTATTTTCATTAACAATGTCGCTAACCCTCTCATCTACGGCTTCCTTGATCCAAAATTTAGAGAGAGTTGTAAGGAATTCTTCAAAATGGTGTTGCGTATGCGATGA
- the LOC117335845 gene encoding type-1B angiotensin II receptor-like, translating into MTEITTGMGLNVFVGLTNTTAITSLTIQQLNDAEFHRRLAPVIYLAVLMALGIPGNLLVLVVYLRDFTRSTHRTFILVLAALDLSVSIIALPFEITEMRFQYMFYAAIACKLFRANNIFLTCASIFTILCMSIERHRRICHPLRSQMTTRMCRLSCLCIIAFSLILSSANFITTGIRHVRLGDNLTGSDCSLDDSFVHSDFPLALDACLFLIVIGVFASLVILYSLIAKQIYKQNKFRSKFAVPLPTVSKPCRIPDKAKREIQDGENDIKVEHMTTNLEFLQQDGTTNFEKPNLEGSATVRTICMNVSLPANGNDKQVGHDSVTSNRKGNGIFSTQTSNKGTAKITKITFTISLVFFLSYLPYLLLSLVTSLKREFVAEPGPIASALLPIVIRSIFINNVANPFIYGFLDPKFRRSCKKLFKTAFGC; encoded by the coding sequence ATGACTGAAATTACGACTGGTATGGGGCTGAACGTTTTTGTTGGTTTGACTAACACCACGGCCATTACCAGTTTAACGATACAACAACTGAATGATGCGGAGTTCCACCGCCGCCTGGCACCAGTCATATATCTAGCCGTTCTCATGGCGCTTGGTATCCCTGGAAATCTCCTTGTTCTCGTCGTGTACTTACGAGACTTCACGAGATCTACGCATAGAACCTTCATCCTCGTTCTGGCGGCCCTGGACTTGTCGGTGAGCATTATCGCGCTCCCTTTTGAGATTACGGAGATGAGATTTCAATACATGTTTTACGCCGCTATTGCCTGTAAATTATTTAGAGCTAACAATATATTTCTGACGTGTGCCTCTATATTTACAATCTTGTGTATGTCTATCGAAAGGCACAGACGAATCTGTCACCCTTTACGATCACAAATGACGACGCGCATGTGCAGACTTTCGTGTTTGTGTATCATAGCGTTTTCTCTTATATTATCTTCTGCGAATTTTATCACCACTGGGATAAGACACGTGAGGTTGGGGGACAATCTGACCGGGTCCGACTGTTCTCTTGACGATTCCTTTGTCCATAGTGATTTCCCGCTCGCTCTGGACGCGTGCCTTTTCCTCATTGTTATAGGCGTATTTGCATCTCTCGTAATATTGTATTCCTTGATCGCTAAACAAATCTACAAGCAGAACAAATTCCGGAGTAAGTTCGCCGTGCCTTTGCCAACAGTTTCCAAACCATGCCGTATACCAGATAAAGCAAAAAGGGAAATTCAAGACGGCGAAAATGATATCAAAGTTGAACATATGACCACAAATTTGGAATTTTTGCAACAGGACGGCACCACAAACTTCgaaaaaccaaatttggaaggTTCAGCAACAGTCAGAACGATATGTATGAACGTTTCACTGCCTGCAAATGGAAATGACAAACAAGTCGGTCACGATTCCGTCACATCAAACAGAAAGGGAAATGGAATTTTCTCAACtcaaacatcaaacaaaggCACTGCTAAAATAACGAAAATAACGTTTACAATAAGTTTGGTGTTTTTcctgagttacctcccctactTGTTGTTGTCTCTTGTGACGTCATTGAAGAGAGAATTCGTAGCTGAACCTGGGCCAATCGCGTCAGCTTTGTTGCCAATTGTCATACGTTCCATTTTCATCAACAATGTCGCAAATCCATTCATATACGGCTTCCTTGATCCAAAGTTTCGACGGAGTTGCAAGAAGCTTTTCAAAACGGCGTTTGGGTGTTAA